The following proteins are encoded in a genomic region of Streptomyces lunaelactis:
- a CDS encoding VOC family protein has protein sequence MSRHVQVTFDAHDPRALSSFWRDVLGYVHPGPPGVDLPEDADPLAAWDDFLARVGVPEEQRNTRSAIEDPDRHGPRLFFQQVPEDKVTKNRVHLDVRAAPGLRGEERMAALEVECDRLLALGATRVRRYEPAPPMSAGFIVMTDPEGNEFCLD, from the coding sequence ATGAGCCGCCACGTCCAGGTCACCTTCGACGCCCACGACCCGCGGGCGCTTTCGTCCTTCTGGCGCGACGTACTTGGCTACGTCCACCCAGGCCCGCCCGGAGTCGACCTGCCCGAGGACGCCGACCCGCTGGCCGCGTGGGACGACTTCCTCGCGCGGGTCGGCGTACCGGAGGAGCAGCGCAACACGAGATCGGCCATCGAGGACCCGGACAGGCACGGCCCACGGCTGTTCTTCCAGCAGGTGCCGGAGGACAAGGTCACCAAGAACCGCGTCCACCTCGACGTCCGTGCGGCTCCCGGACTGCGGGGAGAGGAGCGGATGGCGGCACTGGAGGTCGAGTGCGACCGACTCCTCGCGCTGGGAGCGACGCGGGTACGTCGCTACGAGCCCGCTCCCCCGATGAGCGCCGGCTTCATCGTGATGACCGACCCCGAGGGCAACGAGTTCTGCCTGGACTGA
- a CDS encoding winged helix DNA-binding domain-containing protein, which produces MMITARELNRATLSRQLLLEREPLTVPDGVRRVVALQAQHPASPYLALWNRLTGFAPAELDAAFTGRSVVKATLMRITLHAVHAEDYPVFRAAMQPTLYASRLGHRFAVSGLTPSDADELVPELLAFARRTRTSAEMQAWAEERLGAEKKDAAWWGLKAYAPLHHAPTDAPWSFGHRPSFVAAGTGPVPADRAVEPQALRTLILRYLAGFGPASVADVAQFAMVQRAPVRAALRALDSAVEQLQGPDGGALFDLPGAFRPPAETPAPPRLMAMWDSILLAYADRSRVIPPAYRPLVIRRNGDVLPTLLVDGHVAGVWRPADGGIEATAFHPLSSATWDGLAAEAQSLTALLSDREAAVYSRYHHWWAKLPEAEVRML; this is translated from the coding sequence GTGATGATCACCGCGCGCGAACTCAACCGGGCGACCCTCAGCCGCCAGCTGCTGCTGGAACGTGAGCCGCTGACCGTGCCCGATGGGGTGCGGCGCGTGGTCGCGCTCCAGGCGCAGCACCCGGCCTCGCCGTACCTCGCCCTGTGGAACCGGCTCACCGGTTTCGCTCCGGCCGAGCTCGACGCCGCCTTCACCGGGCGATCGGTGGTCAAGGCGACCCTGATGCGGATCACCCTGCACGCCGTGCACGCTGAGGACTACCCGGTCTTCCGTGCGGCGATGCAGCCCACGCTGTACGCCTCCCGGCTCGGCCACCGCTTCGCCGTCTCGGGGCTGACCCCCTCGGACGCTGACGAACTAGTGCCGGAGCTGCTGGCCTTCGCCCGTCGGACGCGGACCTCGGCAGAGATGCAGGCGTGGGCCGAGGAGCGGCTCGGCGCCGAGAAGAAGGACGCGGCGTGGTGGGGGCTGAAGGCGTACGCGCCGCTGCACCACGCCCCGACGGATGCGCCCTGGTCATTCGGCCACCGGCCGTCCTTCGTCGCGGCCGGAACCGGGCCCGTGCCCGCGGACCGGGCGGTGGAGCCTCAGGCGCTGCGGACCCTGATCCTGCGCTATCTGGCGGGGTTCGGGCCCGCGTCGGTCGCGGACGTGGCGCAGTTCGCCATGGTGCAGCGGGCACCCGTCCGCGCGGCGCTCCGCGCTCTGGACAGTGCCGTCGAGCAGCTCCAGGGGCCGGACGGCGGCGCGCTGTTCGACCTTCCGGGCGCCTTCCGGCCGCCCGCCGAAACCCCCGCCCCGCCCCGGCTCATGGCCATGTGGGACAGCATTCTGCTGGCCTACGCCGACCGCAGCCGGGTGATACCCCCGGCCTACCGCCCTCTGGTGATCCGGCGCAACGGCGACGTACTGCCCACCCTGCTGGTGGACGGCCATGTCGCCGGTGTGTGGCGCCCGGCGGACGGCGGCATCGAGGCCACGGCCTTTCACCCTCTGTCATCCGCCACCTGGGACGGACTCGCCGCGGAGGCCCAGTCCCTGACGGCCCTCCTCAGCGACCGCGAGGCGGCGGTCTACAGCCGTTACCACCACTGGTGGGCAAAGCTCCCCGAGGCCGAGGTACGGATGCTGTAA
- a CDS encoding GlxA family transcriptional regulator: MLAVGIVAEVFGPHGEGLPGFDFVLCTDRPGPVPTDLGVPLMVADGLDRLAAADLVIALPWAGFRTPPGPAVLDALSAANESGSLVAAHCVGTFALAAAGLLDGRRATTHWRFAELLAHRHPDVVVDPDALYIDEGRITTGAGAAAGFDLCLHLLRREYGAAMANAVARDMVLPSHRDGGQAQYLTSPVPEDCQDERLAEVLAWAREHLHESLPVAELARRAVMSKRSFARRFAAATGTTPHAWLRSLRLSSAEELLETTDLSIEEIAHRVGYGSAAVLREQFVRRRGVPPRSYRRSFTNAP; encoded by the coding sequence ATGCTCGCCGTCGGCATCGTCGCCGAGGTGTTCGGCCCTCACGGGGAGGGGCTGCCCGGCTTCGACTTCGTGCTGTGCACCGACCGGCCCGGTCCGGTCCCTACCGACCTCGGCGTGCCGCTCATGGTCGCGGACGGCCTGGACCGGCTGGCGGCCGCTGATCTGGTGATCGCATTGCCATGGGCCGGCTTCCGTACGCCACCCGGTCCCGCTGTGCTTGACGCGCTTTCGGCCGCAAACGAGAGCGGCTCACTGGTCGCGGCCCACTGTGTCGGCACGTTCGCGCTCGCCGCCGCCGGGCTGCTCGACGGCCGACGGGCCACCACGCACTGGCGGTTCGCCGAACTGCTGGCCCACCGCCACCCGGACGTCGTTGTGGACCCCGACGCCCTGTACATCGACGAAGGGCGGATCACCACGGGTGCGGGAGCCGCCGCGGGCTTCGATCTGTGCCTGCATTTGCTGAGGCGGGAGTACGGGGCCGCGATGGCCAACGCCGTCGCCCGCGACATGGTGCTGCCCTCCCACCGGGACGGCGGTCAGGCCCAGTATCTGACCTCACCCGTCCCTGAGGACTGCCAGGACGAGCGTCTCGCCGAGGTGCTCGCCTGGGCCCGCGAACACCTCCACGAATCGCTTCCCGTCGCGGAACTGGCCCGACGCGCCGTGATGAGCAAACGGTCCTTCGCCCGCCGCTTCGCCGCCGCGACCGGCACCACCCCGCACGCCTGGCTCCGGAGCCTGCGACTGAGCAGCGCCGAGGAACTCCTGGAAACCACGGACCTTTCGATCGAGGAGATCGCCCACCGGGTCGGATACGGAAGCGCGGCCGTCCTGCGCGAACAGTTCGTGCGCCGCCGGGGTGTGCCGCCCCGTTCCTACCGCCGCTCCTTCACCAACGCGCCGTAG
- a CDS encoding DinB family protein translates to MDADELDWNRTLREQWEFHGSHQLRARLDGLTDDEYFWSPVPDARSVRPRGSSTAPVQFGAGDFTMDYAFPEPVPAALTTIAWRLGHVIVGVLAARNAAHFGAPTASYETWQYADSAATALDQLEAQLDVWPAGVPGLGDAGLRVHTKPATNGATR, encoded by the coding sequence ATGGATGCAGACGAACTCGACTGGAACCGGACGCTGCGCGAGCAGTGGGAGTTCCACGGGAGCCATCAGCTCCGAGCCCGGCTCGACGGCCTCACAGACGACGAGTACTTCTGGTCGCCGGTGCCGGACGCCCGGAGCGTGCGGCCGCGCGGCAGCTCGACGGCGCCCGTGCAGTTCGGTGCCGGGGACTTCACGATGGACTACGCCTTCCCCGAGCCAGTCCCCGCGGCCCTCACCACGATCGCCTGGCGACTCGGTCACGTCATCGTCGGCGTGCTCGCCGCGCGCAACGCGGCGCACTTCGGCGCGCCGACGGCGTCGTACGAGACCTGGCAGTACGCCGACAGCGCGGCCACCGCGCTCGACCAGCTCGAGGCCCAGCTCGACGTCTGGCCGGCCGGGGTGCCCGGCCTCGGCGACGCCGGGCTCCGGGTCCACACGAAACCCGCTACGAACGGAGCAACCCGATGA
- a CDS encoding MBL fold metallo-hydrolase has translation MTDAPLGRSAVYTILTTGYVGSTGPGVAATVSYVTDGDRHVIFDPGMVASRDHILGPLLELGLGPDDITDVVLSHHHPDNNMNVGLFGRARVHDHKVEYLGDQWRNRDAEGYELTPSLRLIRTPGHSLEDITLLAGTDTGVVAFAGDLWWHSDGPADDPVAPDREVLRASRLRVLAAADLIVPGHGSPFKADITAPR, from the coding sequence ATGACAGACGCACCGCTCGGCCGCAGCGCCGTGTACACGATCCTCACCACCGGCTACGTCGGCTCCACCGGTCCCGGAGTCGCCGCCACCGTCTCCTACGTCACCGACGGCGACCGGCATGTGATCTTCGACCCGGGCATGGTGGCGAGCCGCGACCACATCCTCGGCCCGCTCCTGGAGTTGGGGCTCGGCCCCGACGACATCACCGACGTGGTGCTCAGCCACCACCACCCGGACAACAACATGAACGTGGGCCTGTTCGGACGGGCCAGGGTCCACGACCACAAGGTGGAGTACCTGGGCGACCAGTGGAGGAACCGGGACGCGGAGGGCTACGAACTAACCCCGTCGCTGCGGCTGATCCGCACACCGGGACACAGCCTCGAGGACATCACCCTGCTGGCCGGCACGGACACGGGCGTGGTGGCGTTCGCCGGCGACCTGTGGTGGCACTCGGACGGCCCCGCGGACGACCCCGTAGCCCCGGACCGCGAGGTACTGCGCGCCTCCCGGCTCCGCGTGCTGGCCGCCGCGGACCTGATCGTGCCCGGCCACGGCAGCCCCTTCAAGGCCGACATCACCGCGCCGCGCTAA
- a CDS encoding helix-turn-helix domain-containing protein, protein MFTSHDGLCSIGELAEHAGVTVKTVRFYSDRGLLPEASRSAGGHRRYGPGALDRLRLIRSLRTLDLPVPEVHRILDEEDEAGSVLEDAVAGQLRELGSQLKALRWREAGLRLVQDCPPGERADRLRLIGAVTAPPSTDPLVRFWRGWLPPRMPARSTAAVLEVAVPQPPGDPDPAQVLAFARLYAFVTRPCTGAEQCQPEAHRATGARGSGVLYAGLAEAYELAGGQLRRDRGPYAGEALDSFVAAYASAYGTRDTPDFRRLLAGQLAADPRIDRYWELVAEVITPPGGRPEPTPGSAHDWLLAALDAETAAAAA, encoded by the coding sequence GTGTTCACGTCACACGACGGCCTGTGCAGCATCGGCGAACTCGCCGAGCACGCGGGTGTCACCGTCAAGACCGTCCGCTTCTACTCCGACCGCGGCCTGCTGCCGGAGGCCTCCCGCAGCGCCGGCGGGCACCGCCGGTACGGCCCCGGCGCGCTCGACCGGCTGCGCCTGATCCGCTCCCTGCGCACCCTCGACCTGCCGGTCCCCGAGGTGCACCGCATCCTCGACGAGGAGGACGAGGCGGGCAGCGTACTGGAGGACGCCGTCGCCGGGCAGCTGCGCGAACTCGGCTCCCAGCTCAAGGCCCTGCGCTGGCGGGAGGCGGGGCTGCGGCTGGTGCAGGACTGCCCGCCCGGGGAGCGGGCCGACCGGCTGCGCCTGATCGGCGCGGTGACCGCCCCGCCGAGCACGGACCCGCTGGTCCGGTTCTGGCGCGGCTGGCTGCCGCCGCGGATGCCGGCCCGGTCGACCGCCGCGGTCCTGGAGGTGGCGGTCCCGCAGCCGCCCGGCGACCCGGACCCGGCCCAGGTGCTCGCATTCGCCCGGCTGTACGCCTTCGTGACCCGCCCGTGCACGGGCGCCGAGCAGTGCCAGCCCGAGGCGCACAGGGCCACGGGGGCCCGCGGGTCGGGCGTGCTGTACGCGGGCCTGGCCGAGGCGTACGAGCTGGCGGGCGGGCAGCTGCGCCGGGACCGGGGACCGTACGCGGGCGAGGCGCTGGACAGCTTCGTGGCTGCGTACGCGAGCGCGTACGGCACCCGAGACACCCCGGACTTCCGCCGTCTGCTGGCCGGGCAGCTCGCGGCCGACCCGCGGATCGACCGGTACTGGGAGCTGGTGGCCGAGGTGATCACCCCGCCGGGTGGGCGGCCGGAGCCGACCCCCGGGTCCGCGCACGACTGGCTGCTGGCGGCACTGGACGCGGAAACGGCCGCCGCGGCGGCCTGA
- a CDS encoding leucine-rich repeat domain-containing protein, translating into MGDEEEPALFVNRWGDTSDPDPRGRGSYRDICSCFDQYKAHPRARVGFHTEPQDTSSAGWQHLLALIEEAAADGREEFRPLVELSPRERRQIVTLPPSISKLTAVRHFVLYGSNLVRVPPEIGAMTSLEEFTPYTSHRLHWFPYEITRCSRLIRSTVSTRSLFGNFKLRPPFPRLQPPQDSAAELDLTGLNPRHWGATAIHTCSVCDQPMEQRGLHQAWISLRVATDILPLLASACSSACVAALPGGAQDHIPSPHQGGRVDQPAPDWD; encoded by the coding sequence ATGGGGGATGAGGAAGAGCCGGCACTCTTTGTGAACCGCTGGGGCGACACATCGGATCCGGATCCTCGGGGACGGGGGTCCTACCGGGACATCTGTTCGTGCTTCGATCAGTACAAGGCGCATCCGCGCGCCCGCGTCGGTTTCCACACCGAGCCTCAGGACACCTCCTCCGCGGGCTGGCAGCATCTGCTCGCGCTGATCGAGGAGGCGGCCGCTGACGGCCGGGAAGAGTTCCGTCCGCTGGTCGAACTCAGCCCGCGGGAACGGCGACAGATCGTCACCCTGCCGCCGTCCATCTCCAAGCTGACAGCGGTCAGGCACTTCGTGCTCTACGGCAGCAACCTGGTCCGCGTCCCGCCCGAGATCGGAGCCATGACCAGCCTGGAGGAGTTCACCCCCTACACGTCGCACCGCCTGCACTGGTTCCCCTACGAGATCACCAGATGCTCACGGCTGATCCGCAGCACGGTCAGCACACGGTCGTTGTTCGGCAACTTCAAGCTGCGTCCGCCCTTCCCCCGGCTCCAGCCGCCTCAAGACTCCGCCGCGGAACTCGATCTGACCGGCCTGAACCCCCGCCACTGGGGAGCGACAGCCATCCACACATGCAGTGTCTGCGACCAGCCGATGGAACAGCGTGGGCTCCACCAGGCCTGGATCTCCTTGCGCGTGGCCACCGACATCCTGCCCCTCTTGGCCAGCGCCTGTTCCTCAGCATGCGTGGCAGCCCTTCCCGGCGGCGCACAGGACCACATTCCATCGCCGCACCAAGGCGGCCGAGTCGACCAGCCCGCGCCTGATTGGGACTGA